In one Chryseobacterium camelliae genomic region, the following are encoded:
- a CDS encoding S46 family peptidase: MIKRNILIASAFFSFSLGIAQQYGGMWIPTELNEKEMKDLGMKISAKDIFNVQKPSIKDAVVQFNGGCTAEIISPKGLLLTNHHCGYGQIQSHSTVENDLLSNGFWAKSTEGELPNPGVTVDFIVDIKEVTQQILEGTDKLTEPELSKKIANNIEVYKNSQKIESYQSISVKSMYYGNKYYAYTIETYKDIRLVGAPPQSIGKFGSDTDNWVWPRHTGDFSMFRIYAGKDNKPAEYSKDNVPYVPKHFLPVSIKDKNENDFTFVFGFPGRTTEYLPAIAVEKIMKEIDPARIAVRDVALKTLDEKMRTDDATRIKYASKYASVANYWKKWIGEVEGLKKSNAVEKKVMYEGSLVSKNHEVKSTLDQLNKLYNDQAPYALNNAYYTEVLRNAETLMLANLYYNYVTSVEAGRMDEKATTSFKNRLTSFYKDYSAELDAKVTAKLLALYANKTAPQFLPAGFDKYKNEAQNIQSIEEASKNSIITGRADVNGASVTKDIEKAFSNQDKLIKTLKKDPVYQLYVTLRETYMKTTDPQFTSLQAKIDELQKKFMAQQMETDKDRKFFPDANSTLRVTYGKVKGSTPKDAVSYNYQTHLAGVLEKYIPGDYEFDVPRKLIDLYNKKDFGIYKDKTGDVPVGFTATNHTTGGNSGSPALDANGNLVGLNFDRQWEGTMSDINYDPRFSRNIMVDTKYILFIIDKFADSKWLIDEMKIVK; encoded by the coding sequence ATGATAAAACGTAATATTCTAATTGCCTCGGCATTCTTCAGTTTTTCTTTAGGAATTGCCCAGCAATATGGCGGAATGTGGATCCCGACAGAGCTTAATGAAAAGGAAATGAAAGATTTGGGAATGAAAATTTCTGCTAAAGATATATTCAATGTTCAAAAACCCAGTATTAAAGATGCTGTAGTACAGTTCAACGGAGGCTGTACCGCCGAAATTATTTCTCCAAAAGGATTACTGCTTACCAATCACCACTGCGGATATGGGCAAATTCAGTCTCATTCTACGGTAGAAAATGATCTTTTGTCTAATGGTTTCTGGGCTAAAAGTACAGAAGGCGAGCTTCCTAATCCTGGTGTAACTGTAGATTTCATTGTAGACATCAAAGAGGTTACCCAACAGATCCTTGAAGGTACAGACAAGCTTACAGAACCTGAGCTTTCAAAGAAAATCGCTAATAATATTGAAGTTTACAAAAACTCTCAAAAAATAGAGTCTTATCAGTCTATTTCTGTAAAATCCATGTATTACGGAAATAAGTACTATGCCTACACCATCGAAACGTATAAAGATATCCGACTGGTAGGAGCTCCGCCACAAAGCATCGGAAAATTCGGAAGCGATACCGACAACTGGGTTTGGCCAAGACATACAGGAGATTTTTCAATGTTCAGAATTTATGCAGGAAAAGATAATAAGCCCGCAGAATATTCAAAAGATAATGTTCCTTACGTTCCGAAACATTTCCTTCCTGTTTCCATTAAAGATAAAAATGAAAATGATTTCACTTTCGTATTCGGATTCCCTGGAAGAACTACAGAATATTTACCGGCAATTGCGGTTGAAAAAATCATGAAGGAAATCGATCCTGCAAGAATTGCGGTAAGAGATGTGGCTTTAAAAACATTGGACGAAAAAATGCGTACTGATGATGCTACCCGTATCAAATACGCTTCAAAATATGCATCGGTAGCCAACTACTGGAAAAAGTGGATCGGTGAAGTTGAAGGCTTAAAGAAATCTAATGCTGTTGAGAAAAAAGTAATGTATGAAGGTTCTTTGGTTTCTAAAAACCATGAGGTCAAATCCACATTAGATCAGCTTAACAAATTATACAACGACCAGGCTCCTTACGCGCTGAATAATGCATACTATACAGAAGTTTTAAGAAATGCTGAAACATTGATGTTGGCGAATCTTTACTACAACTATGTAACTTCTGTAGAAGCCGGAAGAATGGATGAAAAAGCGACCACTTCTTTCAAAAACAGATTAACTTCTTTTTACAAAGATTACAGCGCTGAGCTGGATGCAAAGGTTACGGCAAAATTGCTAGCCTTGTACGCCAATAAAACGGCTCCGCAGTTCTTACCTGCAGGATTCGATAAGTATAAAAATGAGGCTCAGAATATCCAGAGTATTGAAGAAGCTTCTAAAAACTCTATTATTACAGGAAGAGCTGACGTAAACGGAGCTTCTGTGACTAAAGATATTGAAAAAGCTTTTTCTAATCAGGATAAATTAATTAAAACCCTGAAGAAAGATCCAGTTTATCAGTTGTATGTTACCCTGAGAGAAACCTACATGAAAACAACAGATCCTCAATTTACTTCTTTGCAGGCTAAAATTGATGAATTGCAAAAAAAATTCATGGCTCAGCAGATGGAAACCGATAAAGACAGAAAATTCTTCCCGGATGCTAATTCTACCCTTCGTGTAACGTACGGAAAAGTAAAAGGTTCTACTCCTAAAGATGCCGTTTCTTATAACTATCAAACGCATTTGGCTGGTGTATTGGAAAAATACATTCCGGGAGATTATGAATTCGATGTTCCTAGAAAACTGATTGATCTTTACAACAAAAAAGATTTCGGAATTTATAAAGATAAAACGGGTGATGTTCCGGTAGGATTTACGGCAACCAACCACACAACGGGAGGAAACTCGGGAAGTCCTGCTCTGGATGCGAACGGAAACCTGGTTGGATTGAATTTCGACAGACAATGGGAAGGAACCATGAGTGACATCAATTATGATCCTCGTTTCAGCCGAAATATTATGGTGGATACCAAATACATTCTTTTCATCATCGATAAATTTGCCGATTCAAAATGGCTGATTGATGAAATGAAAATTGTAAAATAA
- a CDS encoding MgtC/SapB family protein translates to MEFLKDHYVIQNDLVLIFISVILGLLIGAEREYRNKSAGLRTFILVCFGSCLFTILSIKIGVHDPDRLAANIITGIGFLGAGVIFKGDNKIDGITTATTIWATASIGMAIGSGYVYLSLLGTVLVLLILNSLTYFEKIIDRHHKIREYKIAVINAKEIPHCEELFGKHHLKFGVLKQQYTQGSIATSWVLSGKNINHEALIKDLMEDETIIAYQF, encoded by the coding sequence ATGGAATTTCTAAAGGATCATTATGTCATTCAAAATGACTTGGTACTGATCTTTATTTCTGTGATTCTGGGGCTGCTTATCGGGGCAGAACGTGAATACAGGAACAAATCAGCGGGATTACGTACTTTTATTTTAGTATGTTTTGGTTCATGCCTTTTTACGATTCTTTCAATCAAGATTGGTGTTCACGATCCGGATCGTTTGGCTGCCAATATTATTACCGGAATCGGATTTTTGGGAGCCGGAGTCATTTTTAAAGGAGATAATAAAATTGACGGAATTACTACAGCAACCACTATTTGGGCAACCGCTTCTATCGGTATGGCAATAGGTTCCGGCTATGTTTATTTATCTCTTTTAGGAACAGTTTTAGTGTTATTGATTTTGAACTCGCTCACTTATTTTGAAAAAATTATAGACAGACATCACAAAATAAGAGAATATAAAATTGCAGTAATCAATGCTAAAGAAATTCCTCATTGTGAAGAGCTGTTCGGAAAGCATCACTTAAAATTTGGAGTATTAAAACAGCAATATACTCAAGGAAGTATCGCCACCAGCTGGGTGCTTAGTGGAAAAAATATCAACCATGAAGCTCTGATAAAGGATCTCATGGAAGATGAAACTATAATTGCTTATCAATTTTAA
- the ligA gene encoding NAD-dependent DNA ligase LigA, with protein sequence MSDNIQQKIEELRKELHQHNENYYLLDTPTISDYDFDVLLEELRDLEAKYPEFYDENSPTVRVGGGITKVFPTVQHKFRMYSLDNSYDFNDLEDWEKRIIKTIDEPVEFVAELKYDGASISILYENGKLAQAVTRGDGFQGDEITANVRTISDIPLKLKGDFPEHFFMRGEIYLTRKNFDKINKLREEEGLDPFMNPRNTASGSLKMQDSGEVRKRGLSSVLYQFISEDIPAKSHWELLQKAQSWGFKTSQQAKLCTTLDQVKEFITYWDTERHNLPFEIDGIVLKVNSLKQQRQLGYTAKSPRWAMAYKFKAEKVETELQSVSYQVGRTGAITPVANLKPVLLAGTIVKRASLHNEDIIKKLDLHENDFVYVEKGGEIIPKIVGVNTEKRTDESKEIEYIKHCPECGTELVKIEDQAIHFCPNELHCPPQVVGRMIHYVSRKALNIENLGSETIEQLYREKLIENPADFYVLTKEQLLPLERMAEKSAQNIISGIEKSKEIPFEKVLYGIGIKHVGETVAKKLVKNFPTIEELKNATAEELCQVEDIGTKIAVSIVDFFANSENILIIERLKSYGVQLEKGESTNEVLSNALEGKTFLFTGKLSLFTRESAEEMVEKHGGKNISAVSKNLNYLVVGEKAGSKLKKAQDIGTIEILDEQQFLDLIEK encoded by the coding sequence ATGTCCGACAACATTCAACAAAAAATAGAAGAGCTTCGTAAAGAGCTTCATCAGCATAACGAAAATTATTACCTTTTAGATACACCTACCATTTCAGATTACGACTTCGACGTATTATTGGAAGAACTTCGTGATCTGGAAGCAAAATATCCTGAATTTTACGATGAAAACTCTCCTACCGTACGTGTTGGAGGCGGAATTACCAAAGTTTTCCCTACCGTTCAGCATAAATTCAGGATGTATTCTCTGGACAATTCTTATGATTTTAATGATCTTGAAGACTGGGAAAAAAGAATCATCAAAACCATTGATGAACCTGTAGAATTTGTAGCAGAGCTAAAATATGACGGAGCATCGATTTCTATTCTGTATGAAAACGGAAAATTGGCACAGGCAGTCACTCGTGGCGATGGTTTTCAGGGTGATGAAATTACAGCCAATGTTCGTACCATTTCAGATATTCCACTGAAATTAAAAGGTGATTTTCCTGAACATTTCTTTATGCGTGGCGAAATTTACCTGACAAGAAAAAACTTTGATAAGATAAACAAATTACGAGAAGAAGAAGGGCTGGATCCGTTCATGAATCCGAGAAATACAGCCAGCGGAAGCCTGAAAATGCAGGACAGCGGTGAGGTGAGAAAGCGTGGACTTTCTTCTGTATTGTATCAGTTTATTTCTGAAGATATTCCTGCAAAATCGCATTGGGAATTGCTTCAAAAAGCACAAAGCTGGGGTTTCAAAACCTCTCAGCAGGCAAAATTGTGTACTACTTTAGATCAGGTAAAGGAATTTATTACTTACTGGGATACTGAACGTCATAATTTACCCTTTGAAATCGATGGCATTGTTTTAAAAGTCAATTCATTAAAACAACAAAGACAACTGGGATACACCGCAAAATCTCCGCGTTGGGCAATGGCTTATAAATTTAAAGCTGAAAAAGTAGAGACCGAATTACAAAGTGTTTCTTACCAGGTCGGAAGAACAGGAGCTATCACTCCGGTTGCCAACCTGAAGCCTGTTTTGCTTGCCGGAACCATCGTAAAAAGGGCATCTTTGCACAATGAAGATATTATCAAAAAACTGGATTTACATGAAAACGATTTCGTCTATGTAGAAAAAGGCGGTGAAATTATTCCGAAAATTGTTGGAGTAAATACGGAGAAAAGAACAGATGAAAGTAAGGAAATCGAATACATCAAACATTGTCCTGAATGTGGAACCGAACTGGTAAAAATTGAAGATCAGGCCATTCATTTTTGTCCGAATGAGCTTCATTGCCCGCCGCAAGTAGTGGGAAGAATGATTCATTATGTTTCCAGAAAAGCTTTGAATATTGAAAACTTAGGAAGCGAAACCATCGAACAGTTGTATAGAGAGAAGCTTATTGAAAATCCGGCAGATTTTTATGTTTTAACAAAAGAACAGCTGCTACCCTTGGAAAGAATGGCGGAAAAATCTGCACAAAACATCATTTCAGGGATCGAAAAATCGAAAGAAATTCCGTTTGAGAAGGTATTGTACGGAATCGGAATAAAACATGTCGGTGAAACCGTTGCCAAAAAATTGGTCAAAAACTTCCCTACTATTGAAGAACTGAAAAATGCTACCGCTGAAGAGCTTTGTCAGGTGGAAGACATCGGAACAAAAATTGCGGTAAGCATCGTAGATTTCTTCGCCAATTCTGAAAATATTTTAATCATTGAACGATTAAAATCTTATGGAGTTCAACTGGAAAAAGGAGAAAGTACCAATGAAGTTCTATCGAATGCTTTGGAAGGGAAAACCTTTCTTTTCACCGGAAAATTATCATTGTTTACAAGAGAATCTGCCGAAGAAATGGTAGAAAAACATGGCGGAAAAAACATCTCTGCAGTTTCTAAAAATCTGAATTATCTTGTTGTGGGCGAGAAAGCAGGAAGCAAACTGAAAAAAGCTCAGGATATCGGAACGATTGAAATTCTGGATGAACAACAGTTTTTAGATCTGATAGAGAAATAA
- a CDS encoding glycerophosphodiester phosphodiesterase family protein — protein MKKIILGLAVLSTVVMKAQTQIIAHRGYFQAEPPTTENSLKSLENAQHLKIYGSEFDVRMTKDGVLVINHDEHHGKMEISETDFKELEKLKLSNGEKLPTLKDYLKQGKKDKSLKLIVEIKPDKTKEKEDELTAKTLKMIKDMKLESQCEFISFSLNICKEIKRLEPTFKVQYLRGELSPAQIKNEGLDGLDYHYNVFQKNPTWIAEAKALGLITNSWTVNDIAVYDELKGQGIDFITTNIPNQLKNK, from the coding sequence ATGAAAAAAATTATCTTAGGGTTAGCAGTTTTAAGTACAGTCGTAATGAAGGCACAAACCCAGATTATTGCACACAGAGGTTACTTTCAGGCAGAACCACCGACAACGGAAAATTCATTGAAGTCATTGGAAAATGCTCAGCATTTGAAAATATATGGATCTGAATTTGATGTAAGAATGACAAAAGATGGTGTTTTGGTCATTAATCATGATGAACACCACGGGAAAATGGAGATTTCGGAAACTGATTTTAAAGAATTGGAAAAACTGAAACTATCGAATGGTGAGAAGCTCCCAACGTTAAAAGATTATTTAAAACAAGGAAAAAAGGATAAATCATTAAAGCTCATTGTAGAAATAAAGCCTGATAAAACCAAGGAAAAAGAAGATGAGCTGACGGCAAAAACACTGAAGATGATTAAAGACATGAAGCTTGAATCTCAATGTGAATTTATCTCTTTCAGCTTAAACATCTGTAAAGAAATTAAAAGACTTGAACCTACATTTAAAGTTCAGTACCTGAGAGGAGAATTATCACCCGCGCAAATTAAGAATGAAGGATTGGACGGATTAGACTATCATTACAATGTATTCCAAAAAAATCCTACATGGATTGCTGAAGCAAAAGCTCTAGGGCTGATTACCAATTCTTGGACGGTAAATGATATTGCTGTTTATGATGAGTTGAAAGGTCAAGGGATTGACTTTATTACCACTAATATTCCTAATCAGTTAAAAAATAAGTAA